Proteins encoded together in one Thermomonospora curvata DSM 43183 window:
- a CDS encoding HEAT repeat domain-containing protein yields the protein MGEVIDYGRFAERMRRAAERGRSAFWELLRDFQREWGYQDPEGPPRRSRRAEDEFDEDGFEEDDFDEDDAARVDVSLPVPEALKEWWDLPFNSFVHSPELYYTHPEWPPTIRPDPTGYGSGGALPVRNPFVGPDEDRRVCVFMAEYEYCNEWGYLAAEAGRPDPRVLVSIEDDWVLQARSISEFFLQLAVERIPYRHGWRLCLGLHEVVEHPGLLDRLRATYPEMGLLPWRELGVDSLAYGAPDAIIYHARGEGADFPLMICARAREALLRVARTLRIDVVGYAIESPEHGPDSGQEADIGPVALVEGDADGLGRWTVTAVHPAEPASSFAEPSGQVVSATDRDGTITVTADAGGRVHVRLDGAEPQVRKLHEAEVTAVACVRPDGGPLVVTGDAEGTVRLWEPPGQPPKRPFAHGEGAVCALAAAVLPTGPAVAAAWTDGQVRVQDVRSGVSADFWLGTGITGLELRPEDELRVKAGNGTTVLRLDPERLWPHRKIRLRLNEIDWASLRHARGSARDIPDVIMKVATPRGGEVGEGLNELEARLLREDAVYPATSAAVPFLVELACNRPLGDPERLFRLLSRISRAHEEIDDERMRSLALEGRAAVEAQIPVLVAALGSSDPVVRHGAAFVLADFPERALELVPVLQARYAAETDPVTAAALVLAIGDLTEERRDAPLEWLRGLLADAPCREVRAAAAVALLWCGVPEFSGELARAVEEELTAAEPALRETFWVLEYGFTDLLLGAMGDHPGELIELIGSLLESAEHDVPAWQVRRAGKVMRTWRAAPQRLLPLLAGLLNGERESTGRAALEEIEWCGPAAAQVADALVALLDSPQLWRSRGALEVLARLGDARCLPQLTRELAADRMLFYLEDMVGGMAEHADELVPVLRPILSAAHGDVPAGLVTGVGRWGVRAAPLVPELTGLLEDDGARKEAASALGAIGEAAAGAVPVLRRCLHQSRAEEERQEAAWALWRITGDGAEALEVLADALRPSLSVEIAERLLDLGRAAAPAVPLLRPLLEEAPDEESATAAACVIHHATGDTAVLPRVIEAVETTAATPLGMLAVRALNGPGAAAAVPRLREIIDSARVLAHPDDREAIPRDLAYRALAAEALARITDSPS from the coding sequence GTGGGCGAGGTGATCGATTACGGGCGATTTGCGGAGCGGATGCGGCGGGCCGCCGAGCGGGGGCGGTCGGCGTTCTGGGAGTTGCTGCGCGATTTCCAGCGCGAATGGGGTTATCAGGACCCCGAGGGGCCGCCGCGCCGGTCGCGGCGGGCCGAGGACGAGTTCGATGAGGACGGCTTCGAAGAGGATGACTTCGATGAGGACGACGCCGCCCGGGTGGACGTCTCCCTGCCGGTCCCGGAGGCGTTGAAAGAGTGGTGGGATCTGCCGTTCAACTCGTTCGTCCACTCGCCGGAGCTGTATTACACGCATCCGGAGTGGCCGCCCACGATCCGGCCCGACCCCACCGGATACGGCTCTGGCGGCGCGCTGCCCGTCCGCAACCCGTTCGTCGGTCCCGATGAGGACCGGCGGGTGTGCGTGTTCATGGCCGAGTACGAGTACTGCAACGAGTGGGGGTACCTGGCCGCCGAAGCCGGCCGGCCCGATCCCAGAGTGCTGGTCAGCATCGAGGACGACTGGGTGCTGCAGGCCCGGTCGATCTCGGAGTTCTTCCTGCAGCTGGCCGTCGAACGCATCCCTTACCGCCACGGCTGGCGGCTGTGCCTGGGACTCCACGAGGTCGTCGAACACCCGGGATTGCTGGACCGGCTCCGCGCCACCTACCCGGAGATGGGGCTGCTGCCCTGGCGGGAGCTGGGAGTCGACAGCCTCGCCTACGGGGCACCGGACGCGATCATCTATCACGCCCGCGGCGAGGGCGCGGACTTCCCGCTGATGATCTGCGCCCGCGCCCGTGAGGCGCTGCTGCGGGTGGCGCGCACGCTGCGGATCGACGTGGTCGGCTACGCGATCGAATCCCCCGAGCACGGGCCGGACAGCGGCCAAGAAGCCGATATCGGGCCGGTGGCGCTCGTCGAAGGCGATGCCGATGGGTTGGGCCGCTGGACGGTGACCGCGGTGCACCCGGCGGAGCCCGCTTCCTCGTTCGCCGAGCCGTCCGGACAGGTCGTGTCGGCCACTGACCGGGACGGGACGATCACGGTCACCGCAGATGCCGGCGGCCGGGTGCATGTGCGGCTCGACGGTGCCGAGCCGCAGGTCCGGAAACTGCACGAAGCCGAGGTGACCGCCGTCGCCTGCGTGCGTCCGGACGGCGGCCCGCTGGTGGTGACCGGGGACGCCGAGGGAACCGTTCGCCTGTGGGAGCCGCCCGGCCAGCCGCCGAAACGCCCTTTCGCCCACGGTGAGGGGGCGGTGTGCGCGCTGGCGGCGGCGGTGCTGCCGACCGGGCCGGCGGTCGCCGCCGCCTGGACCGACGGGCAGGTCCGAGTACAGGATGTGCGCTCGGGGGTGAGCGCGGACTTTTGGCTGGGCACCGGCATCACCGGCCTGGAGCTGCGCCCGGAAGACGAGCTGCGGGTAAAAGCAGGCAACGGCACCACCGTGCTGCGGCTGGACCCGGAGCGGCTGTGGCCGCACCGCAAGATCCGGCTGCGGCTGAACGAGATCGACTGGGCGTCCTTGCGGCACGCCAGGGGCAGCGCCCGCGACATCCCAGATGTGATCATGAAGGTGGCCACACCCCGCGGCGGCGAGGTGGGGGAGGGCCTGAACGAGCTGGAAGCCAGGCTGCTTCGTGAGGACGCGGTGTACCCGGCGACCTCGGCCGCCGTGCCGTTCCTGGTGGAGCTGGCCTGCAACCGGCCACTGGGGGATCCTGAGCGGCTGTTCCGCCTGCTGTCGCGGATCAGCCGGGCGCACGAGGAGATCGACGACGAGCGGATGCGCTCCCTGGCCCTGGAAGGGCGGGCGGCGGTCGAGGCCCAGATCCCCGTCCTGGTGGCGGCGCTCGGCAGTTCCGACCCGGTGGTTCGTCACGGGGCGGCCTTCGTGTTGGCCGACTTCCCCGAGCGCGCCTTGGAGCTGGTACCGGTGCTGCAGGCGCGGTATGCCGCGGAGACCGACCCGGTGACGGCCGCTGCGCTGGTGCTGGCCATCGGTGACCTGACCGAGGAACGCCGGGACGCGCCGCTGGAGTGGCTGCGCGGCCTGCTCGCCGACGCCCCCTGCCGGGAGGTGCGGGCCGCCGCGGCGGTGGCGCTGCTGTGGTGCGGCGTCCCGGAGTTCTCCGGTGAGCTCGCCCGAGCCGTCGAAGAGGAACTGACCGCCGCTGAACCGGCGCTGCGAGAGACGTTCTGGGTCTTGGAGTACGGCTTCACCGACCTGCTGCTGGGGGCCATGGGCGACCACCCCGGCGAGCTGATCGAGTTGATCGGCTCCCTGCTGGAGAGCGCCGAGCACGACGTCCCCGCCTGGCAGGTGCGGCGGGCCGGGAAGGTGATGCGGACCTGGCGGGCGGCGCCGCAACGGCTGCTGCCCCTGCTGGCCGGCCTGCTGAACGGGGAAAGGGAGTCCACCGGCCGGGCCGCCCTGGAGGAGATCGAGTGGTGCGGTCCCGCCGCCGCCCAGGTGGCCGACGCCCTGGTGGCGCTGCTGGACAGCCCTCAGCTTTGGCGGTCGCGCGGTGCGCTGGAGGTGCTGGCCCGGCTCGGCGACGCCCGCTGCCTGCCGCAGCTCACCCGTGAGCTGGCCGCAGACCGGATGCTGTTCTATCTGGAGGACATGGTGGGAGGCATGGCCGAGCACGCCGATGAACTGGTGCCGGTGTTGCGTCCCATCCTGTCCGCCGCCCACGGCGACGTCCCGGCCGGGCTGGTCACCGGGGTCGGCCGCTGGGGAGTGCGGGCCGCGCCGCTGGTGCCGGAACTGACCGGCCTGCTGGAGGACGATGGGGCCAGAAAGGAGGCGGCGTCCGCGCTGGGCGCCATCGGCGAGGCCGCCGCCGGGGCCGTCCCGGTGCTGCGCCGCTGTCTGCACCAAAGCCGCGCTGAGGAGGAGCGTCAGGAGGCGGCGTGGGCGCTGTGGCGGATCACCGGGGACGGCGCGGAGGCGCTGGAGGTGCTGGCCGATGCGCTCCGGCCGAGCCTGTCGGTGGAGATTGCCGAACGGCTGCTCGACCTGGGGCGGGCGGCCGCCCCGGCCGTCCCGCTGCTGCGTCCGCTGCTGGAGGAGGCACCGGATGAGGAGTCGGCCACCGCGGCGGCCTGCGTGATCCACCACGCCACCGGTGACACCGCAGTGCTGCCGCGGGTGATCGAAGCGGTGGAGACGACGGCCGCCACCCCGCTGGGCATGCTCGCCGTCCGCGCTCTCAACGGTCCCGGGGCCGCCGCCGCGGTGCCGCGACTGCGGGAGATCATCGACTCTGCGCGGGTCCTGGCCCATCCTGACGACCGCGAGGCCATTCCCCGTGACCTGGCCTACCGGGCCCTCGCCGCCGAGGCCCTGGCCCGCATCACCGACTCCCCGTCCTGA
- a CDS encoding HEAT repeat domain-containing protein, with protein sequence MSEAVDYGRFAERMRRAAERGRSAFWELLRDFQREWGYQDPEGPPRRSRQAEEDGFDEDDAARVDVSLPVPEALKEWWDLPFNSFVHSPRLYYTHPEWPPTIRPDPTGQGVSDALPVCNPFVGPGEDRRVCVFMAEYEYCNEWGYLAAEACRPDPRVLVSTEDGWLLQGRSISEFFLQLAVQRLSHNHGWRLPLYPSEVIEHPGLLERIRGTYPEMGLLPWRELGVDSVAYGAPDAIIHVGRWGVADYPVVICARTREALVRVARTLRIDVVGPWIEPPRHGPDSDQEGGVGPVALTEGDVDGLGRWTVMAVHPAGPASSFTSGQVVSATDGDGTVTVTADAGGRVHVRLGDAEPQVRKLHEAEVTAVACVRSDGGPLVVTGDAEGTVRLWEPPGQPPEQPLTGRKEAVCALAAAVLPTGPAVAAAWGDGLVRLRDVRSGVDTDLWLGTGITGLELGSDGELQVRAGNGTTVLRLDSERLWPHRKIRLRLNEIDWASLRHAMGGAGDIPGLIMKVATPRTGDLGEGIDGLKEALLRWGEAYSATSAAVPFLVELACGRPHGAREDLFVILSRISRAHEEIDDERMRSLALEGRAAVEAQIPALVAALGGSDPVVRHGAAFVLADFPERALELVPVLQARYAVETDPVTAAALVLAVGDLTKERRDAPLEWLRGLLADAPCREVRAAAAVALLWCGVPELPDGLVQALREELAASESALEEVLWLWEGDRHEGLLQPLDDHPGELIELIGSLLESADRDTGPRLVERAGEVMRTWRAAPRRLLPPLAGLLDHEDETVARYAFEEIKRCGPAAARVADALAAMLRERRHRDRSDVVQVLGSLGDARCLPQLIDALPKAPGLYYTEDMVAGMAEHADELIPALRPLLAAHAPGSRRLAIGVGRWGVRAAPLVPELTGLLEGDGAGEEAAFALGAIGEAAAEAVPVLRRLLREGSSEGERREAAWALWRITGDGAEALEVLADAFRPSLSVEVAERLLDLGSAAAPAVPLLRPLLQEAADEESATAAACVIHRITGEADLLPRVIEAVAATPLGMLAVRALDGPGAAAAVPRLREIIDSARVLADGRWAVSQDLAYRALAAEALARITASAS encoded by the coding sequence GTGAGCGAAGCAGTCGACTATGGACGGTTTGCGGAGCGGATGCGGCGGGCCGCTGAGCGGGGGCGGTCGGCGTTCTGGGAGTTGCTGCGCGATTTCCAGCGTGAATGGGGTTATCAGGACCCCGAGGGGCCGCCGCGCCGGTCGCGGCAGGCTGAAGAGGACGGCTTCGATGAGGACGATGCCGCTCGGGTGGATGTCTCTCTGCCGGTTCCGGAGGCGTTGAAAGAGTGGTGGGATCTGCCGTTCAACTCCTTCGTGCACTCGCCGAGGCTGTATTACACGCATCCGGAGTGGCCGCCCACGATCCGGCCCGACCCCACCGGGCAGGGCGTCAGTGACGCGCTGCCCGTCTGCAACCCGTTCGTCGGTCCTGGTGAGGACCGGCGGGTGTGCGTGTTCATGGCCGAGTACGAGTACTGCAACGAGTGGGGGTATCTGGCCGCCGAAGCCTGCCGCCCCGATCCCAGAGTGCTGGTCAGTACCGAGGACGGGTGGCTGCTGCAGGGCCGGTCGATCTCGGAGTTCTTCCTGCAACTGGCCGTTCAGCGGCTCTCGCACAACCACGGCTGGCGGCTGCCGCTGTACCCGAGCGAGGTCATCGAGCACCCGGGACTGCTGGAGCGGATCCGCGGCACCTACCCGGAGATGGGGCTGCTGCCCTGGCGGGAGCTGGGAGTCGACAGCGTCGCCTACGGGGCGCCGGACGCGATCATTCACGTCGGCCGGTGGGGCGTCGCGGATTACCCGGTGGTCATCTGCGCCCGCACCCGTGAGGCGCTGGTGCGGGTGGCGCGCACGCTGCGGATCGACGTGGTCGGCCCCTGGATCGAACCCCCTAGGCACGGTCCGGACAGTGATCAGGAGGGCGGGGTCGGGCCGGTGGCCCTCACCGAGGGGGATGTCGATGGGCTGGGCCGCTGGACGGTGATGGCGGTGCACCCGGCGGGGCCTGCCTCCTCGTTCACGTCCGGACAGGTCGTGTCGGCCACTGACGGGGACGGGACGGTCACGGTCACCGCGGATGCCGGTGGCCGGGTGCATGTGCGGCTCGGCGATGCTGAGCCGCAGGTCCGGAAACTGCACGAAGCCGAGGTGACCGCTGTCGCCTGCGTGCGTTCGGATGGTGGCCCGCTGGTGGTGACCGGCGATGCCGAGGGAACCGTCCGCCTATGGGAGCCGCCCGGCCAGCCGCCGGAGCAGCCGCTCACCGGCCGTAAAGAGGCCGTGTGCGCGCTGGCCGCGGCGGTGCTGCCGACCGGGCCGGCGGTCGCCGCCGCCTGGGGCGACGGTCTGGTCCGGCTGCGCGACGTCCGCTCAGGGGTGGACACCGACCTGTGGCTGGGCACCGGCATCACCGGCCTGGAACTGGGGTCGGACGGGGAACTGCAGGTCAGGGCGGGCAATGGCACCACCGTGCTGCGGCTGGACTCAGAGCGGCTGTGGCCGCACCGCAAGATCCGGCTGCGGCTGAACGAGATCGACTGGGCGTCCTTGCGCCACGCCATGGGCGGGGCCGGGGACATCCCCGGCCTGATCATGAAAGTGGCCACGCCGCGCACCGGCGACCTGGGCGAGGGCATCGACGGCTTGAAAGAGGCGCTGCTCAGATGGGGCGAGGCGTACTCGGCGACCTCGGCCGCCGTGCCGTTCCTGGTGGAGCTGGCCTGCGGCCGTCCCCACGGGGCCCGCGAGGACCTGTTCGTCATCCTGTCGCGGATCAGCCGGGCGCACGAGGAGATCGACGACGAGCGGATGCGCTCCCTGGCCCTGGAAGGGCGGGCGGCGGTCGAAGCCCAAATCCCGGCCCTGGTGGCGGCGCTTGGTGGTTCTGATCCGGTGGTTCGGCATGGGGCGGCCTTTGTGCTGGCCGATTTTCCTGAGCGTGCCCTAGAGCTGGTGCCGGTGTTGCAGGCGCGGTATGCCGTGGAGACCGATCCGGTGACGGCCGCTGCGCTGGTGCTGGCCGTCGGTGACTTGACCAAGGAGCGCCGGGATGCGCCGCTGGAGTGGCTGCGCGGTCTGCTCGCCGATGCTCCCTGCCGGGAGGTGCGGGCCGCCGCGGCGGTGGCGCTGCTGTGGTGCGGCGTCCCAGAGCTCCCCGACGGGCTCGTCCAAGCCCTGAGGGAAGAACTGGCCGCCTCCGAATCGGCGCTGGAGGAAGTGCTGTGGCTGTGGGAGGGCGACCGCCATGAGGGGTTGCTGCAGCCCCTGGACGACCACCCCGGCGAGCTGATCGAACTGATCGGCTCCCTGCTGGAGAGCGCCGACCGCGACACCGGCCCGCGGCTGGTGGAGCGGGCCGGGGAGGTGATGCGGACCTGGCGGGCGGCGCCGCGGCGGCTGCTGCCCCCGCTGGCCGGGCTGCTGGACCATGAGGACGAGACCGTCGCCCGCTACGCCTTCGAGGAGATCAAGCGCTGCGGCCCCGCCGCCGCCCGGGTGGCCGACGCCCTGGCGGCGATGCTGCGGGAGCGGCGGCACCGGGACCGGTCGGACGTGGTGCAGGTGCTGGGCTCCCTCGGCGACGCCCGCTGCCTGCCGCAGCTCATCGACGCCCTGCCCAAGGCCCCGGGGCTGTACTACACGGAGGACATGGTGGCGGGCATGGCCGAGCACGCCGATGAGCTGATACCGGCACTGCGTCCCCTTTTGGCCGCTCATGCGCCCGGTTCACGCAGGCTGGCCATCGGGGTCGGCCGTTGGGGGGTGCGGGCCGCGCCGCTGGTGCCGGAGCTGACCGGCCTGCTGGAGGGCGATGGGGCCGGAGAGGAGGCGGCGTTCGCGCTGGGCGCCATCGGTGAGGCCGCCGCCGAGGCCGTCCCGGTGTTGCGTCGTCTGCTGCGTGAGGGCTCCTCGGAAGGTGAGCGTCGGGAGGCGGCGTGGGCGCTGTGGCGGATCACCGGGGATGGTGCGGAAGCGCTGGAGGTGCTGGCCGATGCGTTCCGGCCGAGCCTGTCGGTGGAGGTCGCCGAACGGCTGCTCGACCTGGGGAGTGCGGCCGCTCCGGCCGTGCCGCTGTTGCGTCCGCTGCTGCAGGAGGCAGCGGATGAGGAGTCGGCCACCGCGGCGGCCTGCGTGATCCACCGGATCACCGGGGAGGCAGACCTGCTGCCCCGCGTGATCGAGGCGGTCGCCGCCACCCCGCTGGGCATGCTCGCCGTCCGCGCCCTCGACGGCCCCGGGGCCGCCGCCGCGGTGCCGCGACTGCGGGAGATCATCGACTCTGCGCGGGTCCTGGCCGATGGCCGATGGGCCGTCTCCCAGGACCTGGCCTACCGGGCTCTCGCCGCCGAGGCCCTGGCCCGCATCACCGCCTCCGCGTCCTGA
- a CDS encoding SAM-dependent methyltransferase has translation MSRDAASPAGRLQIDRPVSARVWDYWLGGKDHYEVDRRAGEAVARQVPGIVAAARGDRLFLGRCVRHLAGERGIRQFLDIGTGLPTADNTHEIAQRVAPECRVVYVDNDPLVLAHARALLTSTPEGATSYIDADMRDPGAILEQAAETLDFGEPIALMMLAVLHLIPDDGQAHRIVRELVAALPPGSHLALSHACLDVEATQTAVRTWNETGTPHPVKARTRAEITAFFDGLELIEPGVVSCTRWRPEPNPWGEPPEVMTFGGVARKP, from the coding sequence ATGAGCCGTGACGCCGCGAGCCCGGCCGGCAGGCTGCAAATCGACAGGCCGGTCTCGGCCCGGGTCTGGGACTACTGGCTGGGCGGCAAGGACCACTACGAGGTGGACCGCCGGGCCGGTGAGGCGGTCGCCCGGCAGGTTCCCGGGATCGTCGCGGCGGCCCGCGGCGACCGGCTGTTCCTGGGGCGGTGCGTGCGTCACCTGGCGGGCGAGCGGGGCATCCGCCAGTTCCTCGACATCGGCACCGGGCTGCCCACCGCCGACAACACCCACGAGATCGCCCAGCGGGTGGCGCCGGAGTGCCGGGTGGTCTACGTCGACAACGACCCGCTGGTGCTGGCCCACGCCCGCGCCCTGCTCACCAGCACCCCCGAGGGCGCGACCAGCTACATCGACGCCGACATGCGCGACCCGGGCGCGATCTTGGAACAGGCCGCCGAGACCTTGGACTTCGGTGAGCCCATCGCGCTGATGATGCTGGCCGTCCTGCACCTCATCCCCGACGACGGCCAGGCCCACCGCATCGTGCGGGAACTGGTCGCCGCACTGCCGCCGGGCAGCCACCTGGCGCTGTCGCACGCCTGCCTGGACGTGGAGGCCACCCAGACCGCCGTCCGCACCTGGAACGAGACCGGCACCCCGCACCCGGTCAAGGCCCGCACCCGCGCCGAGATCACCGCTTTCTTCGACGGCCTGGAGCTGATCGAGCCGGGGGTGGTCTCCTGCACCCGGTGGCGTCCCGAGCCCAACCCGTGGGGCGAACCACCGGAGGTCATGACCTTCGGCGGGGTGGCCCGCAAACCCTGA
- a CDS encoding carboxymuconolactone decarboxylase family protein: MAHIDLDDGIPGLPSLLRFRPETAGALSALAETLLRGPSPLARGERELIAAYVSTLNDCRFCAGSHSACAAAQLEGGMSLVEQVHADPDAAPISDKLKALLRIAAAVQRSGKDVTAEHIAAARAAGATDVEIHDTVLIAAAFCMYNRYVDGLGTSVPPDPRAYAQMAERLVAHGYGSAAPGPDPR; this comes from the coding sequence GTGGCGCACATCGATCTGGACGACGGCATTCCCGGACTGCCCTCGCTGCTGCGGTTCCGGCCGGAGACCGCCGGAGCGCTCAGCGCCCTGGCCGAGACCCTGCTGCGCGGCCCGAGCCCGCTGGCCCGCGGGGAGCGCGAGCTGATCGCGGCCTATGTGTCCACGCTGAACGACTGCCGCTTTTGCGCCGGCTCGCACTCGGCCTGCGCCGCCGCCCAGCTGGAGGGCGGCATGTCCCTGGTCGAGCAGGTCCACGCCGACCCGGATGCCGCCCCCATCTCCGACAAGCTCAAAGCCCTGCTGCGCATCGCCGCCGCCGTCCAGCGCAGCGGCAAGGACGTCACCGCCGAGCACATCGCCGCGGCCCGCGCCGCCGGCGCCACCGACGTGGAGATCCACGACACGGTGCTGATCGCCGCCGCGTTCTGCATGTACAACCGCTACGTCGACGGCCTGGGCACCTCCGTTCCCCCCGACCCCCGGGCCTACGCGCAGATGGCCGAACGCCTGGTCGCCCACGGCTACGGCTCCGCCGCCCCCGGCCCGGACCCCAGGTGA
- a CDS encoding lytic polysaccharide monooxygenase auxiliary activity family 9 protein, with protein MVPKNPACAAVVTQSGTNSLYNWFAVLRSDGAGWMKGFIPGGELCGANATIYDFGGFDLARDDRPVTHLTAGATIRFRCNKWAAHPGWFRSHITKDTWAPSRPLSWDGLEPEPFDKVQDLPRAGGPGSENSDYLWNVKLPEDKTGRHIIYSVWQRSDSDETFYNCSDVVFDGGNGEVTSVGESGTLPPPSQSPSPSAPASPQPGMSHRTTSDWADGAPDRQG; from the coding sequence ATCGTCCCCAAGAACCCGGCCTGCGCGGCCGTGGTCACCCAAAGCGGCACCAACTCCCTGTACAACTGGTTCGCCGTGCTGCGCTCCGACGGCGCCGGGTGGATGAAGGGCTTCATCCCCGGCGGCGAGCTGTGCGGCGCCAATGCCACCATCTACGACTTCGGCGGCTTCGACCTGGCCCGCGACGACCGGCCGGTGACCCACCTGACCGCCGGCGCCACCATCCGGTTCCGCTGCAACAAGTGGGCCGCCCACCCCGGCTGGTTCCGCTCCCACATCACCAAGGACACCTGGGCCCCCAGCCGTCCGCTGTCGTGGGACGGCCTGGAGCCCGAGCCGTTCGACAAGGTGCAGGACCTGCCCCGCGCCGGCGGCCCCGGCAGCGAGAACTCCGATTACCTCTGGAACGTCAAGCTGCCGGAGGACAAGACCGGCCGGCACATCATCTACTCGGTCTGGCAGCGCTCCGACAGCGACGAGACCTTCTACAACTGCTCGGACGTAGTCTTCGACGGCGGCAACGGCGAGGTGACCAGCGTCGGGGAGAGCGGCACGCTCCCGCCGCCGTCGCAGTCCCCCTCACCGAGCGCCCCAGCCTCCCCGCAGCCGGGGATGAGCCACCGGACGACCAGCGACTGGGCGGACGGCGCACCAGACCGACAAGGCTGA
- a CDS encoding SigE family RNA polymerase sigma factor encodes MSSQGSLDEAARAEFQRFFELHHRELARLAALMLGDADAADDLTADALVAAWHRWDRVRNADQPLAYVRRMVINMCNSRIRTLMRERGGLHVLEGGERESRQDPDVAAIVDVRAALRRLPPRKRACVVLRLAFDLSEQETARVLGVSVGTVKSQTSRGVAELVRALRERPEGPAAGLLRGGAAGGPLGEGA; translated from the coding sequence TTGAGCTCACAAGGCTCCCTGGACGAGGCCGCCCGGGCGGAGTTCCAGCGATTCTTCGAACTGCACCACCGAGAACTGGCCCGGCTGGCGGCCCTGATGCTGGGGGACGCGGACGCCGCCGACGACCTGACCGCCGATGCGCTGGTGGCCGCGTGGCATCGGTGGGACCGGGTGCGCAACGCCGACCAGCCGCTGGCCTACGTACGGCGAATGGTCATCAACATGTGCAACAGCCGGATCCGGACCCTGATGCGCGAACGCGGCGGGCTGCACGTCCTGGAAGGCGGCGAGCGGGAGTCCCGCCAGGACCCGGACGTGGCGGCGATCGTCGATGTGCGGGCCGCGCTGCGGCGGCTGCCGCCCCGCAAACGCGCCTGCGTGGTGCTGCGGCTGGCCTTCGACCTGTCGGAACAGGAGACCGCCCGGGTGCTGGGCGTCTCCGTCGGGACGGTCAAGAGCCAGACCTCGCGCGGGGTGGCCGAACTGGTGCGGGCGCTGCGGGAGCGGCCCGAGGGCCCTGCGGCCGGCCTGCTGCGGGGAGGGGCGGCCGGCGGGCCGCTGGGAGAGGGTGCGTGA
- a CDS encoding glycoside hydrolase family 48 protein, which produces MPSADTGLHVAVTEHIQDVGTAAPARTLIAYAAGSGDARAETVAENLPEALWKHRDDLGTSAPGPRADYERVNDPPGRRGTMPNGDPIDANSTFMSIRSFYRGDPDYERVWAHANGAASTVPVVRCHRFRMQAGIAVAMADYGFPFNE; this is translated from the coding sequence ATGCCCTCGGCTGACACCGGGCTGCACGTGGCCGTGACCGAGCACATCCAGGACGTCGGCACTGCCGCTCCGGCCCGCACGCTGATCGCGTACGCGGCCGGGTCCGGCGACGCCCGCGCCGAGACCGTCGCCGAGAACCTGCCGGAGGCCCTGTGGAAGCACCGGGACGACCTCGGGACCTCGGCGCCCGGGCCCCGGGCCGACTACGAGCGGGTCAACGACCCGCCCGGCCGGCGGGGCACCATGCCCAACGGCGACCCGATCGACGCGAACTCCACGTTCATGTCGATCCGCTCGTTCTACCGCGGCGATCCCGACTACGAACGGGTGTGGGCGCATGCGAACGGCGCCGCTTCCACCGTCCCGGTGGTCCGCTGCCACCGGTTCCGGATGCAGGCCGGCATCGCCGTGGCGATGGCCGACTACGGTTTCCCGTTCAACGAGTGA
- a CDS encoding LacI family DNA-binding transcriptional regulator, protein MAISEPPVRSEARPQTRAESKTRTARRPPTLAHVAALAGVSPATASRVLSGSAHVSPDARMLVEDAVQRLGYVRRRSAPRLVGPGESIAVVLCEDSSRVFADPFFARLLQGVKRELEGGPQHVVLMVGGNEEWRTAAEYLRAGHTAGVLLVGPHRDHPLVRLHTASRGPVVVAGRPLSPIRLPYVDADNRGGARAALEHLVATGRRKIGVIAGPPDVGPGIDRLAGYRAAATDAGIEIEGLIVRGDFSRTSGEHAMNRLLARRPDLEAVAAASDLMALGAMRALHRAGRRIPDDVAVVGFDDLPIARRIRPALTTVRQPVEDLGARAVRELLGLIGGRSAPERGVILKSKLIVRDSA, encoded by the coding sequence GTGGCGATATCCGAACCGCCTGTCCGATCAGAAGCCCGGCCACAAACCCGCGCGGAATCGAAAACGCGCACGGCCCGCCGGCCGCCCACCCTCGCCCACGTCGCCGCGCTGGCCGGCGTCTCCCCGGCCACCGCCTCCCGGGTGCTCAGCGGCTCGGCCCACGTCAGCCCGGACGCCCGGATGCTGGTCGAGGACGCCGTGCAGCGCCTGGGCTACGTGCGGCGGCGCAGCGCCCCCCGCCTGGTCGGGCCGGGCGAGTCCATCGCGGTCGTGCTCTGCGAGGACAGCTCCCGGGTCTTCGCCGACCCGTTCTTCGCCCGGCTGCTGCAGGGCGTCAAACGGGAGCTGGAGGGCGGCCCCCAGCACGTGGTGCTCATGGTCGGCGGGAACGAGGAGTGGCGCACCGCCGCCGAGTACCTGCGCGCCGGGCACACCGCCGGGGTGCTGCTGGTCGGCCCGCACCGCGACCACCCGCTCGTCCGGCTGCACACCGCCTCCCGCGGCCCGGTGGTGGTGGCCGGACGCCCGCTGTCGCCGATCCGGCTGCCGTATGTGGACGCCGACAACCGGGGCGGCGCCCGGGCCGCGCTGGAGCACCTGGTGGCCACCGGCCGCCGCAAGATCGGCGTCATCGCCGGCCCGCCCGACGTGGGACCGGGCATCGACCGGCTGGCCGGCTACCGCGCCGCCGCTACCGACGCGGGCATCGAGATCGAGGGCCTGATCGTCCGGGGCGACTTCAGCCGGACCTCCGGCGAGCACGCCATGAACCGGCTGCTGGCCCGGCGCCCGGACCTGGAGGCGGTGGCGGCCGCCTCCGACCTGATGGCCCTCGGCGCCATGCGGGCGCTGCACCGGGCCGGCCGCCGCATCCCCGACGATGTGGCCGTGGTCGGCTTCGACGACCTGCCGATCGCCCGCCGCATCCGGCCCGCCCTGACCACCGTCCGCCAGCCGGTCGAGGACCTGGGCGCCCGCGCCGTGCGCGAGCTGCTCGGCCTCATCGGCGGGCGCAGCGCCCCCGAACGCGGCGTCATCCTCAAGTCCAAGCTGATCGTCCGCGACTCCGCATGA